The Paramisgurnus dabryanus chromosome 3, PD_genome_1.1, whole genome shotgun sequence genome includes a window with the following:
- the LOC135745014 gene encoding uncharacterized protein produces MMDTVDFHTQLTSIMEVLAKTAVVEIGKLFEETYSLLGLEIKRCTNENDSLRKKCLFLETELQAARGNASRMNETEASFSVSDGPTEITSIQRGREFPTLEKCTSCCSLYHCPFCSTVFYKPSKKSKLQSHLQLHFSRAVIHDDYTIHRCGLSCKTKLHYHCVYCSSIVYRRDNFEAHLKGCKIRNASFTTTTSTIIPDVPPLTSTTSTTATSTTVFDVPPLTATTSTATTSTANTSSNIFDMPPLSPSMPCVRTQLRKKAVVKTKCPYCQITIHRKNLRKHLERKHTKCREDITASHHLYSDCIDQANGGMSPSINDSMND; encoded by the exons ATGATGGACACTGTTGATTTTCACACACAGCTAACATCCATTATGGAAGTGTTGGCCAAAACAGCTGTTGTTGAAATAGGCAAACTTTTCGAGGAGACTTATTCTTTGTTGGGATTAGAGATAAAGCGATGTACAAACGAAAACGACTCTCTgagaaagaaatgtttgtttcTGGAGACTGAACTTCAGGCTGCCCGGGGAAACGCCAGCAGGATGAACGAGACTGAAGCTTCATTCAGCGTCAGCGACGGACCGACAG AAATTACCTCAATTCAGAGAGGTCGCGAATTTCCAACACTCGAAAAATGCACATCCTGCTGTTCCCTGTACCATTGTCCATTCTGTTCTACTGTGTTTTACAAACCctcaaaaaaaagtaaattgcAGTCTCATCTtcagcttcacttttcaagggcAGTCATTCATGACG attATACTATACACCGGTGTGGTCTAAGTTGTAAGACAAAATTACACTACCATTGTGTGTATTGTTCTTCCATTGTATACCGACGTGACAACTTTGAGGCCCATCTCAAAGGATGTAAGATCCGCAATGCTTCCTTTACCACCACCACATCAACCATCATTCCTGATGTGCCACCCTTGACCTCCACTACATCGACCACCGCTACATCAACCACCGTTTTTGATGTGCCACCCTTGACTGCCACTACATCAACTGCTACTACATCAACCGCCAATACATCAAGCAACATTTTTGATATGCCACCCTTAAGTCCCAGTATGCCCTGTGTGAGAACGCAGCTACGGAAAAAAGCTGTTGTCAAGACAAAATGCCCTTATTGCCAAATTACCATTCACAGAAAAAATTTAAGAAAACATCTGGAGAGGAAACACACAAAATGTAGGGAAGACATTACTGCAAGTCATCACCTTTATTCTGACTGCATAGACCAAGCAAATGGTGGCATGAGTCCATCAATAAATGACTCAATGAATGActga
- the LOC135745011 gene encoding uncharacterized protein encodes MMDIMNTLDFHTQLTSIMEVLAKAAVVEIGKVFEDNYSYLGLEISRCTNENDSLRKKCLFLETELQAARRNTSRMNETEASFSVSDVLTDTGHRPAIDNVFGKDWCMDLWRHEESNIGQNEDTNLSSSFNTVETVNLLNEEADRILIKVETFEECHEDKSNSLKNTGPAVGRNEICEAESSADFITYTLPTYDQVKSNVQRRRPKKKKTPKARRTTHGNSPTQPDLKTDELVSTFTSSVKFSSTQNQTSASEDKTDCVLCGRTFYKQSYLKLHMRIHTGEKPFVCMVCGKRFAHKTYLTVHQRTHSGERPYKCMDCGKRFSQKCSLNAHLRWHTGEKPHSCVKCGKSYTDKRSFKKHQCIS; translated from the exons ATGATGGACATCATGAACACTCTTGATTTTCACACACAGCTAACATCCATAATGGAAGTGTTGGCGAAAGCAGCTGTTGTTGAAATAGGCAAAGTTTTCGAGGATAACTATTCTTATTTGGGATTAGAGATATCACGATGTACAAACGAAAACGACTCTCTCAGAAAGAAATGTCTGTTTCTGGAGACTGAACTTCAGGCTGCCCGGAGAAACACCAGCAGGATGAACGAGACTGAAGCTTCATTCAGCGTCAGCGACGTACTGACAG ATACTGGACATCGTCCTGCAATCGACAACGTGTTTGGTAAGGACTGGTGCATGGACTTGTGGAGACACGAGGAGTCAAACATTGGTCAAAATGAGGACACaaatctgagctcttcatttaACACAGTAGAG ACAGTTAATTTGTTGAATGAAGAAGCAGACAGGATCCTGATTAAGGTTGAGACGTTTGAGGAGTGCCATGAAGATAAAAGCAACAGTTTGAAAAATACAG GACCTGCAGTGGGCAGGAATGAGATATGTGAGGCTGAGAGTTCGGCAGATTTTATCACATACACACTGCCTACATATGACCAAGTGAAATCAAACGTCCAGCGGAGACgccctaaaaagaaaaaaactccTAAAGCAAGACGTACTACTCATGGAAACAGTCCAACACAGCCAGATTTGAAAACTGATGAGCTTGTTTCAACTTTTACCAGTAGCGTTAAATTCAGCAGTACACAAAACCAGACAAGTGCTTCAGAAGATAAGACTGATTGTGTACTCTGTGGAAGAACTTTCTACAAACAATCCTACCTGAAACTACACATGCGAAtacacactggagaaaaaccttttGTCTGCATGGTTTGTGGCAAAAGATTTGCTCATAAAACATACCTGACAGTACACCAGCGAACTCATTCTGGTGAGAGGCCGTACAAGTGCATGGACTGTggcaagagattttcccagaaGTGTTCCCTTAATGCACATCTCCGATggcacactggagaaaaacctcaTAGTTGTGTCAAATGTGGTAAAAGCTACACAGACAAGCGTAGTTTTAAGAAACACCAGTGTATTagttaa
- the LOC135727372 gene encoding uncharacterized protein isoform X2 yields MEIMHAVDFRTQLTSIMETLAKTAVVEIGKLFEENSSFLKLEITRCTRENESLQQKCRLLESELQAARKTAGKINRTEASLSHGSTDTAHRPAIDNVFGKDWCLNLWRHEESNAAPNEDTNLSSSGVTVEPVNLLEEEPDMIMIKEEAFEKCSSDKTEEDQNKRLRGAIQKQVKEILPELDLKKLQNVVNHLVYVVGVEKIDDLTFVEVTDLKDFLEPIQCRKLVKTLKQKDFFQESNEQDETPTEITLTPLSSIESIPEQPFFPYCPANSEWLQRFQIPWDRMPPALTQATATGQRARPGARREFVRIVVAAMQAICPNPNLAACREVARWIVSTYPLTFGDITEEGEQLGNGYSCLQRQLKTRVEHVNRDIMEHRIRRPRKGLATKRGADEESYVGKKFRNCKADSYGCVNWQPSSIPEGETPNSLEMKRKVAAEIFQSAGPRAVELTNVDDLMQQTYVYQRHMINSCPPPSISEIELSWPFLFTERGLCRHFKTLTGIDIKSRFGETLNAKAKRILNYFNSQRLRWNEEIQSLLSEIDSDSDGTDNNKTAISAILLMMKYFKEKETSIFISADATSTKMSIEKEMTLPATPRLIMLGNSLLTSSKWFISIEGRVSHSIDSQLDFAAALAVFFGCFYVFNIEYEESAIATLELIQRFFVRINTEGTKCTSKSGTSRKTGSAVQRKSQNFHPRVATFMQRLSEFEWKTSN; encoded by the exons ATGGAGATCATGCACGCTGTTGATTTTCGGACACAGTTAACATCCATCATGGAAACGCTGGCGAAAACAGCTGTAGTTGAAATAGGCAAACTTTTCGAAGAAAATTCCTCTTTCCTCAAATTAGAGATAACGCGATGTACCCGTGAAAATGAATCTTTGCAACAGAAATGTCGCTTGTTGGAGAGTGAACTTCAAGCCGCCCGGAAAACCGCTGGAAAGATAAACCGGACAGAAGCTTCATTGAGCCACGGGTCGACAG ACACTGCACATCGTCCTGCAATTGACAATGTGTTTGGTAAGGACTGGTGCTTGAACTTATGGAGACACGAGGAGTCAAATGCTGCTCCAAATGAGGACACCAATCTGAGCTCTTCAGGTGTTACAGTAGAG CCTGTAAATTTGCTGGAAGAAGAACCAGACATGATCATGATTAAGGAGGAGGCGTTTGAGAAGTGCTCTTCAGATAAAACAGAGGAAGACCAAAATAAGAGATTAAGAG GTGCGATCCAAAAGCAAGTAAAAGAAATTCTCCCAGAATTGGATTTGAAAAAACTTCAAAATGTGGTCAATCATCTTGTTTATGTGGTGGGTGTGGAGAAGATAGATGACCTTACCTTTGTGGAGGTGACAGATCTTAAGGACTTCCTGGAACCAATACAATGTCGAAAACTAgtcaaaacattaaaacaaaaag ATTTTTTCCAAGAATCCAATGAACAAGATGAAACTCCTACTGAAATCACGCTCACTCCATTATCATCCATTGAATCCATTCCTGAACAGCCCTTTTTCCCTTATTGTCCTGCAAATTCTGAATGGCTCCAAAGATTTCAGATCCCGTGGGACCGCATGCCTCCGGCTCTCACTCAGGCGACGGCCACTGGGCAAAGGGCTCGACCTGGAGCAAGACGGGAGTTTGTTAGAATCGTTGTGGCAGCCATGCAAGCAATTTGCCCAAACCCAAACCTAGCTGCATGCAGGGAAGTGGCACGCTGGATCGTGTCTACCTATCCCCTGACATTTGGAGACATTACTGAGGAAGGGGAACAGCTCGGAAACGGCTACAGTTGCTTACAAAGACAACTGAAGACTAGGGTCGAACATGTGAACAGAGACATTATGGAACACCGGATTCGTCGACCCAGAAAAGGACTGGCAACAAAGAGAGGCGCGGATGAGGAAAGTTACGTGGGGAAGAAATTCAGAAACTGTAAAGCGGACAGTTACGGTTGCGTTAACTGGCAACCTTCCTCCATCCCGGAGGGAGAGACTCCAAACTCGCTTGAAATGAAGAGAAAGGTTGCGGCCGAGATCTTCCAGTCGGCGGGCCCGAGGGCTGTCGAGCTGACCAACGTAGACGACCTGATGCAGCAGACGTACGTGTACCAACGACACATGATCAACTCGTGCCCCCCTCCGTCCATTAGCGAAATCGAGCTTAGCTGGCCGTTCCTGTTCACAGAAAGAGGACTCTGCAGGCACTTCAAAACCCTTACTGGGATTGACATCAAAAGTCGCTTCGGCGAAACGCTTAATGCGAAAGCCAAGAGAATTTTGAACTACTTCAATAGTCAGAGGCTGAGGTGGAACGAAGAGATCCAGAGTCTCCTGAGTGAAATCGATAGCGACAGCGATGGGACAGATAATAACAAAACTGCCATATCTGCCATTCTGTTAATGATGAAGTACTTCAAGGAAAAGGAAACATCTATTTTCATCTCAGCAGAT gCAACTTCTACCAAGATGTCCATTGAAAAAGAAATGACCTTACCAGCAACACCAAGACTCATCATGCTTG GTAATTCCTTACTGACTTCATCCAAGTGGTTCATCAGCATTGAAGGCAGAGTGTCACATTCAATAGACAGCCAGCTTGACTTCGCGGCAGCGTTGGCTGTGTTCTTCGGGTGCTTCTATGTTTTCAATATAGAGTACGAAGAGTCGGCCATCGCCACCCTTGAGCTCATTCAGAG GTTCTTCGTACGGATTAATACAGAGGGCACTAAGTGTACATCTAAGTCAGGCACGAGTCGAAAAACCGGGTCAGCCGTCCAGAGAAAATCCCAAAATTTTCATCCTCGTGTGGCTACATTTATGCAGAGACTTTCCGAATTTGAGTGGAAGACGTCGAATTAA
- the LOC135727372 gene encoding uncharacterized protein isoform X1 yields the protein MEIMHAVDFRTQLTSIMETLAKTAVVEIGKLFEENSSFLKLEITRCTRENESLQQKCRLLESELQAARKTAGKINRTEASLSHGSTGCICVDICTPTRLDTGNCKLYITNTLHACFPDTAHRPAIDNVFGKDWCLNLWRHEESNAAPNEDTNLSSSGVTVEPVNLLEEEPDMIMIKEEAFEKCSSDKTEEDQNKRLRGAIQKQVKEILPELDLKKLQNVVNHLVYVVGVEKIDDLTFVEVTDLKDFLEPIQCRKLVKTLKQKDFFQESNEQDETPTEITLTPLSSIESIPEQPFFPYCPANSEWLQRFQIPWDRMPPALTQATATGQRARPGARREFVRIVVAAMQAICPNPNLAACREVARWIVSTYPLTFGDITEEGEQLGNGYSCLQRQLKTRVEHVNRDIMEHRIRRPRKGLATKRGADEESYVGKKFRNCKADSYGCVNWQPSSIPEGETPNSLEMKRKVAAEIFQSAGPRAVELTNVDDLMQQTYVYQRHMINSCPPPSISEIELSWPFLFTERGLCRHFKTLTGIDIKSRFGETLNAKAKRILNYFNSQRLRWNEEIQSLLSEIDSDSDGTDNNKTAISAILLMMKYFKEKETSIFISADATSTKMSIEKEMTLPATPRLIMLGNSLLTSSKWFISIEGRVSHSIDSQLDFAAALAVFFGCFYVFNIEYEESAIATLELIQRFFVRINTEGTKCTSKSGTSRKTGSAVQRKSQNFHPRVATFMQRLSEFEWKTSN from the exons ATGGAGATCATGCACGCTGTTGATTTTCGGACACAGTTAACATCCATCATGGAAACGCTGGCGAAAACAGCTGTAGTTGAAATAGGCAAACTTTTCGAAGAAAATTCCTCTTTCCTCAAATTAGAGATAACGCGATGTACCCGTGAAAATGAATCTTTGCAACAGAAATGTCGCTTGTTGGAGAGTGAACTTCAAGCCGCCCGGAAAACCGCTGGAAAGATAAACCGGACAGAAGCTTCATTGAGCCACGGGTCGACAGGTTGTATATGTGTAGATATCTGTACCCCCACGAGGTTAGATACTGGTAACTGTAAGCTTTATATAACTAATACACTGCATGCATGCTTTCCAGACACTGCACATCGTCCTGCAATTGACAATGTGTTTGGTAAGGACTGGTGCTTGAACTTATGGAGACACGAGGAGTCAAATGCTGCTCCAAATGAGGACACCAATCTGAGCTCTTCAGGTGTTACAGTAGAG CCTGTAAATTTGCTGGAAGAAGAACCAGACATGATCATGATTAAGGAGGAGGCGTTTGAGAAGTGCTCTTCAGATAAAACAGAGGAAGACCAAAATAAGAGATTAAGAG GTGCGATCCAAAAGCAAGTAAAAGAAATTCTCCCAGAATTGGATTTGAAAAAACTTCAAAATGTGGTCAATCATCTTGTTTATGTGGTGGGTGTGGAGAAGATAGATGACCTTACCTTTGTGGAGGTGACAGATCTTAAGGACTTCCTGGAACCAATACAATGTCGAAAACTAgtcaaaacattaaaacaaaaag ATTTTTTCCAAGAATCCAATGAACAAGATGAAACTCCTACTGAAATCACGCTCACTCCATTATCATCCATTGAATCCATTCCTGAACAGCCCTTTTTCCCTTATTGTCCTGCAAATTCTGAATGGCTCCAAAGATTTCAGATCCCGTGGGACCGCATGCCTCCGGCTCTCACTCAGGCGACGGCCACTGGGCAAAGGGCTCGACCTGGAGCAAGACGGGAGTTTGTTAGAATCGTTGTGGCAGCCATGCAAGCAATTTGCCCAAACCCAAACCTAGCTGCATGCAGGGAAGTGGCACGCTGGATCGTGTCTACCTATCCCCTGACATTTGGAGACATTACTGAGGAAGGGGAACAGCTCGGAAACGGCTACAGTTGCTTACAAAGACAACTGAAGACTAGGGTCGAACATGTGAACAGAGACATTATGGAACACCGGATTCGTCGACCCAGAAAAGGACTGGCAACAAAGAGAGGCGCGGATGAGGAAAGTTACGTGGGGAAGAAATTCAGAAACTGTAAAGCGGACAGTTACGGTTGCGTTAACTGGCAACCTTCCTCCATCCCGGAGGGAGAGACTCCAAACTCGCTTGAAATGAAGAGAAAGGTTGCGGCCGAGATCTTCCAGTCGGCGGGCCCGAGGGCTGTCGAGCTGACCAACGTAGACGACCTGATGCAGCAGACGTACGTGTACCAACGACACATGATCAACTCGTGCCCCCCTCCGTCCATTAGCGAAATCGAGCTTAGCTGGCCGTTCCTGTTCACAGAAAGAGGACTCTGCAGGCACTTCAAAACCCTTACTGGGATTGACATCAAAAGTCGCTTCGGCGAAACGCTTAATGCGAAAGCCAAGAGAATTTTGAACTACTTCAATAGTCAGAGGCTGAGGTGGAACGAAGAGATCCAGAGTCTCCTGAGTGAAATCGATAGCGACAGCGATGGGACAGATAATAACAAAACTGCCATATCTGCCATTCTGTTAATGATGAAGTACTTCAAGGAAAAGGAAACATCTATTTTCATCTCAGCAGAT gCAACTTCTACCAAGATGTCCATTGAAAAAGAAATGACCTTACCAGCAACACCAAGACTCATCATGCTTG GTAATTCCTTACTGACTTCATCCAAGTGGTTCATCAGCATTGAAGGCAGAGTGTCACATTCAATAGACAGCCAGCTTGACTTCGCGGCAGCGTTGGCTGTGTTCTTCGGGTGCTTCTATGTTTTCAATATAGAGTACGAAGAGTCGGCCATCGCCACCCTTGAGCTCATTCAGAG GTTCTTCGTACGGATTAATACAGAGGGCACTAAGTGTACATCTAAGTCAGGCACGAGTCGAAAAACCGGGTCAGCCGTCCAGAGAAAATCCCAAAATTTTCATCCTCGTGTGGCTACATTTATGCAGAGACTTTCCGAATTTGAGTGGAAGACGTCGAATTAA